The window GCGAGGCCGCTGGCGGCGGCGATCGGGTGCACGGCGAAGCCGGCGGTCCACACGGTCGCGTCGGCGGCGAACACGGTGCCGTCGGCGGCGATCGCCGCCGTTTCCTCGACGCGCTCGATACCGGTGTGCTCGTGGACGGTGATACCGAGCCGGTCGAAGGCGTTCAGCAGGTGACGGCGAGCCTTGGGGCCCAGCCAGCCGCCGAGTTCGCCTCTGGTGGCGAGGCTGACCTGAAGTCCTGGACGGGATTCGGCGATCTCGGTGGCGGCCTCGATCGCGGTCAGGTTGCCGCCGACGACCAGCACCTTCCCTTCCTCGCCCAGCTCATCCAGGCGTGCGCGCAGGCGCAGCGCCGCCGGTCGTGCGGCTACGTGGAAGGCGTGCTCGGCGACGCCCGCGACGCCGTGGTCGGCGGCGGTGCTGCCCAGCGCGTAGAGCAGGGTGTCGTAGCCGATCCGGCCAGCGCCCGCGCTGTCGGCGACTGTGACAGTCCGGTGCTCGACGTCGACGTCGGTGACCCGCGCGACCCGCAGCCGAATGTCGGTGCCCGCGAACACTTCCGCCAGCGGCCGGTGCCGGAGCTCGTGCCCGACGGCGAGTTGATGCAGGCGCAGCCGCTCGACGAAATCGGGTTCGGCGTTGACGACGGTGATCTCGAAGTCGTCGGAATGGAGTTGGCGAGCCAGGTATCCGGCGGAGAAGGCTCCGGCGTATCCGGCCCCGAGAACGACGATGCGGTGCTTCATGATGCGCTCCTGTCTGGTTCTTGTGCTCCCTGAACGAGACAGCCCCCGAGTTCCTGACAGGATCGATCAGTGACCTGCGTCACCCGCCGCCGCGAAGCTCATTCACACAATGCGTGGGTGAGGATCCCGCCGATGTCCACCGACGCGGGTTTGCCGGTGAAGGAGACGGTGACCGCGCGGCCCGCGGCGGTGGCCCCGGAGATGGCGGTGAAGCCGCGGACGCCGCCGATGTGGCCGACATATTGTGCGCCGCAAGGGAGTTGGGCGTAGCCGACGCCGAGCCCGTAGGACATGCCGTCACCGTTGCCCATATCGACCCCGTCGAGCATTTGCCGCAGCTGGG of the Nocardia sp. XZ_19_385 genome contains:
- a CDS encoding NAD(P)/FAD-dependent oxidoreductase codes for the protein MKHRIVVLGAGYAGAFSAGYLARQLHSDDFEITVVNAEPDFVERLRLHQLAVGHELRHRPLAEVFAGTDIRLRVARVTDVDVEHRTVTVADSAGAGRIGYDTLLYALGSTAADHGVAGVAEHAFHVAARPAALRLRARLDELGEEGKVLVVGGNLTAIEAATEIAESRPGLQVSLATRGELGGWLGPKARRHLLNAFDRLGITVHEHTGIERVEETAAIAADGTVFAADATVWTAGFAVHPIAAASGLAVEANGQIRVDRQMRSVSHPDVYVAGDSAFVIGDNGRPLPMSCASAGFTGTQAVAAIIGDRTGRKIKTAGLSYVGNHISLGRKDAIFQLVDGDARSKPGALCGRSAAGVKSAIVAVSGWAISRPTFGKPNHQYRLAITSGYSPEVVTA